A region of Oncorhynchus tshawytscha isolate Ot180627B unplaced genomic scaffold, Otsh_v2.0 Un_contig_5960_pilon_pilon, whole genome shotgun sequence DNA encodes the following proteins:
- the LOC112239020 gene encoding zinc finger protein 558-like has product MASVKLEDCSQTLELNVNIKDEEEEEEKIGTSVSHGMRPVISTVRTNAGLLSPSTLSPNPQSLGPDCDSRAQFLQQDPEMASVKLEDCSQTMELNVNIKDEEEEEEKIGKSFSHGLELSLRPVTSTVTTNPACLSPSTLCPNLHSLGPDCDSGAQFALQDPEMASVKLEDCSQTLELNVNIKDEEEEEKIGKSVSHVHTGDHVETFSTSREHQQEDHRAKMSHHCPHCEEIFPFLPKLKIHLKIHTGEKPYSCSECGKCFKTSTELKVHQRTHTGEKPYSCSECGKCVKTSASLKLHQRTHTGEKPYYCSECGASFSQLGHLKRHEHIHTGEKPYSCSDCGNRFSLMGTLKQHERIHTGEKPYSCSECGKCFKTSSSLKSHQRTHTGEKPYSCSECGKCFKTSISLKVHQRTHTGEKPYSCSDCGKSFFHLGTLKQHERIHKLEKPYSCSGCGKRFSHLGTLKQHERIHKLEKPYSFSDCEASFSRPDTLK; this is encoded by the exons GTATGAGGCCGGTAATATCAACAGTGAGGACAAACGCaggcctcctctctccttccacactgagtCCAAACCCACAGTCACTGGGTCCTGATTGTGACAGTAGAGCCCAGTTTTTACAgcaggatccagagatggcatcagtgaagctggaagactgcagtcaaacaatggagctgaatgtcaacattaaagatgaagaagaagaggaggagaagattgggAAATCTTTTTCTCATG GACTAGAATTAAGTCTGAGGCCGGTAACATCAACAGTGACGACaaacccagcctgcctctctccttccacactgtGTCCAAACCTACATTCACTGGGTCCTGATTGTGACAGTGGAGCCCAGTTTGCTctgcaggatccagagatggcatccgtgaagctggaagactgcagtcaaacactggagctgaatgtcaacattaaagatgaagaagaggaggagaagattgggAAATCTGTTTCTCATG TTCACACAGGAGACCATGTTGAGACATTCTCTACATCCAGAGAGCATCAGCAGGAAGATCACAGAGCAAAGATGTCTCACCACTGCCCACATTGTGAGGAGATTTTCCCATTTCTACCAAAGCTAAAAATACACCtaaaaatacacacaggagagaagccttactcctgctctgaatGTGGAAAATGCTTCAAAACATCAACTGAACTAAAAGTTcatcagaggacacacacaggagagaagccttactcatGTTCTGAATGTGGAAAATGCGTCAAAACATCAGCATCACTAAAacttcatcagagaacacacacaggagagaagccttactactGCTCTGAATGTGGTGCGAGTTTCTCTCAACTGGGCCACCTAAAAAGACATGAAcatatacacacaggagagaagccttactcctgctctgactgtggaaataGGTTCTCTCTAATGGGTACCTTAAAACAACATGaacgtatacacacaggagagaagccttactcatGTTCTGAATGTGGAAAATGCTTCAAAACATCATCATCACTAAAAagtcatcagagaacacacacaggagagaagccttactcatGTTCTGAATGTGGAAAATGCTTCAAAACATCAATATCACTAaaagttcatcagagaacacacacaggagagaagccttactcctgctctgactgtggaaagagtttcttTCACCTGGGTACCTTAAAACAACATGAACGTATACACAAAttagagaagccttactcctgctctggcTGTGGAAAGAGATTCTCTCACCTGGGTACCTTAAAACAACATGAACGTATACACAAAttagagaagccttactcctttTCTGACTGTGAGGCAAGTTTCTCTCGTCCGGACACCTTAAAATGA